The following coding sequences are from one Geodermatophilus normandii window:
- the infB gene encoding translation initiation factor IF-2, with the protein MAAPSMGGVSLPRGHGQTVRLPRGASLTDLAEKIGAQPSALVTALFHLGEMVTATQSVNDETLQLLGAEIEWDIQVVSPEDEDRELLETFDLTFGDEGDEEDWVARPPVVTVMGHVDHGKTKLLDAIRNSNVVAREAGGITQHIGAYQIVTELEDNERPITFIDTPGHESFTAMRARGAKVTDIVVLVVAADDGVMPQTVEALNHAQAAEVPIVVAVNKIDKEGANPAKIRQQLTEYGLVAEEYGGDTMFVDVSATTRQGLDELLTAILLTADASLDLRANAEQDPQGVVIEGKLDKGRGPVATVLVQRGTLRQGDSIVAGDAYGRVRSLLDEHGNKLKEALPARPVQVVGLTSVPRAGDTFLVVEEDRVARQIADRRQARIRNAQNASMRKRISLEDLDAALKENRQLNLIIKGDNSGTVEALEEALMKIEVSDDISLRVIHRGVGGITKSDIDLALADDVIVLGFNVRAEGQATELANREGVDVRYYSVIYQAIEEIEAALKGMLKPEYEEVALGSAEVREVFRVPRIGNVAGSIVRSGTITRNSKARLVRDGVVIADNLTVESLRRFKDDVTEVRDGYECGIGLGSFNDIKVEDVIETFEMREKPRA; encoded by the coding sequence ATGGCGGCGCCCAGCATGGGCGGCGTCAGCCTGCCGCGTGGCCACGGGCAGACCGTCCGGCTGCCCCGCGGCGCCTCGCTGACCGACCTCGCCGAGAAGATCGGCGCCCAGCCGTCCGCGCTGGTCACCGCCCTGTTCCACCTGGGCGAGATGGTCACCGCGACGCAGTCGGTCAACGACGAGACGCTGCAGCTGCTCGGTGCCGAGATCGAGTGGGACATCCAGGTCGTCAGCCCCGAGGACGAGGACCGCGAGCTCCTCGAGACCTTCGACCTCACCTTCGGCGACGAGGGCGACGAGGAGGACTGGGTGGCCCGCCCGCCGGTCGTCACCGTCATGGGTCACGTCGACCACGGCAAGACGAAGCTGCTCGACGCCATCCGCAACAGCAACGTGGTGGCACGCGAGGCCGGTGGCATCACCCAGCACATCGGCGCCTACCAGATCGTCACCGAGCTGGAGGACAACGAGCGTCCGATCACCTTCATCGACACCCCGGGTCACGAGTCGTTCACCGCGATGCGTGCCCGAGGCGCGAAGGTCACCGACATCGTCGTGCTGGTCGTGGCGGCCGACGACGGTGTCATGCCGCAGACGGTCGAGGCGCTCAACCACGCCCAGGCCGCCGAGGTGCCGATCGTGGTCGCGGTCAACAAGATCGACAAGGAGGGGGCCAACCCCGCCAAGATCCGTCAGCAGCTCACCGAGTACGGGCTCGTGGCCGAGGAGTACGGCGGCGACACGATGTTCGTCGACGTCTCGGCGACCACCCGCCAGGGTCTCGACGAGCTGCTCACGGCGATCCTGCTGACCGCCGACGCCTCGCTGGACCTGCGCGCCAACGCCGAGCAGGACCCGCAGGGCGTCGTCATCGAGGGCAAGCTGGACAAGGGCCGCGGCCCCGTCGCGACCGTCCTCGTCCAGCGCGGAACGCTCCGCCAGGGCGACTCGATCGTGGCCGGCGACGCCTACGGCCGCGTGCGGTCGCTGCTGGACGAGCACGGCAACAAGCTCAAGGAGGCCCTGCCGGCCCGCCCCGTGCAGGTCGTCGGGCTCACCTCCGTGCCGCGTGCCGGTGACACCTTCCTCGTCGTCGAGGAGGACCGCGTCGCCCGGCAGATCGCCGACCGTCGTCAGGCCCGCATCCGCAACGCGCAGAACGCCTCCATGCGCAAGCGGATCAGCCTCGAGGACCTCGACGCGGCGCTCAAGGAGAACCGCCAGCTCAACCTGATCATCAAGGGCGACAACTCGGGCACCGTCGAGGCGCTCGAGGAGGCCCTGATGAAGATCGAGGTGAGCGACGACATCTCGCTGCGGGTCATCCACCGCGGCGTCGGCGGCATCACCAAGAGCGACATCGACCTGGCGCTGGCCGACGACGTCATCGTCCTGGGCTTCAACGTCCGGGCCGAGGGTCAGGCCACCGAGCTCGCCAACCGCGAGGGCGTCGACGTCCGGTACTACTCGGTCATCTACCAGGCGATCGAGGAGATCGAGGCGGCCCTCAAGGGCATGCTCAAGCCGGAGTACGAGGAGGTCGCGCTCGGCTCGGCGGAGGTCCGCGAGGTCTTCCGCGTGCCGCGCATCGGCAACGTCGCGGGCTCCATCGTGCGCAGCGGGACGATCACCCGGAACTCGAAGGCCCGGCTGGTCCGCGACGGGGTCGTCATCGCCGACAACCTCACCGTCGAGTCGCTGCGTCGCTTCAAGGACGACGTGACCGAGGTCCGCGACGGCTACGAGTGCGGTATCGGGCTCGGGTCGTTCAACGACATCAAGGTCGAGGACGTCATCGAGACGTTCGAGATGCGCGAGAAGCCGCGCGCGTAA
- a CDS encoding DUF503 domain-containing protein: MFTGALTADLLLGDVHSLKGKRAVVRPIVAELRRRFAVAAAEVGDLDLHRRVQVGVATVAGDAGQVTDVLDACERLLAERPEVTLLSTHRQLFSGED, translated from the coding sequence GTGTTCACGGGGGCGCTGACCGCCGACCTGCTGCTGGGCGACGTCCACTCGCTCAAGGGCAAGCGCGCCGTGGTCCGGCCGATCGTGGCCGAGCTGCGGCGTCGCTTCGCCGTCGCCGCGGCCGAGGTCGGCGACCTCGACCTGCACCGCCGCGTGCAGGTCGGGGTCGCCACGGTCGCGGGCGACGCCGGCCAGGTGACCGACGTCCTCGACGCCTGCGAGCGGTTGCTGGCCGAGCGGCCGGAGGTGACGCTGCTGTCGACGCACCGGCAGCTGTTCTCCGGCGAAGACTGA
- the rbfA gene encoding 30S ribosome-binding factor RbfA, translating to MADPARARKLAVRIRQIVSAAIESQVKDPRLGMVTVTDARVTSDLREATVFYTVYGDATAAADSAKALASATGVLRSTVGRQTGIKFVPTLTFVADAVPDTARELDEALERVRSADAELARLREHATYAGDADPYRHPEADDEAGAEEPDDAPTRTRSAS from the coding sequence GTGGCCGACCCCGCCCGCGCCCGCAAGCTCGCGGTGCGCATCCGCCAGATCGTGTCCGCCGCGATCGAGTCGCAGGTCAAGGACCCGCGGCTGGGCATGGTCACCGTGACCGACGCCCGGGTCACCAGCGACCTGCGCGAGGCCACCGTCTTCTACACCGTCTACGGCGACGCCACCGCGGCCGCCGACTCCGCCAAGGCGCTGGCCAGCGCCACCGGCGTGCTGCGCTCGACCGTCGGCCGGCAGACCGGCATCAAGTTCGTGCCGACGCTGACCTTCGTCGCCGACGCCGTCCCGGACACCGCCCGCGAGCTCGACGAGGCCCTCGAGCGCGTCCGCTCCGCCGACGCCGAGCTGGCCCGGCTGCGCGAGCACGCCACCTACGCCGGCGACGCCGACCCCTACCGGCACCCGGAGGCGGACGACGAGGCCGGTGCCGAGGAGCCCGACGACGCCCCGACCCGGACCAGGAGCGCCTCGTGA
- a CDS encoding DHH family phosphoesterase, translating to MGAPTAGVPVRTPAAVLAAAADAGATVVLSGHVQPDADALGSTLALAEGLRRRGARVTATFPGRPVLPESLGWLPGVEGLVPSTAVPASPDVFVSLDAASPGRLGELAAVLGDAGTSVVVDHHASNPGFGDVRLVDPGAPATVVLVAGLLDELGVDLDTDLATLLYAGLTADTGSFRFSSTRPATHVLAARLLSTGIDHAAISRRLFDTAPFGWLRLLSAVTGRAVLEPGVGAGLVWTWSSTAEAAQHGLPGEQLEALVDVVRATAEADVACVLKGQDDGTWSVSLRSRGGTDVVRVAVALGGGGHRAAAGFTSHLDREATLAALRALLER from the coding sequence GTGGGCGCGCCGACCGCCGGGGTGCCCGTGCGCACCCCGGCCGCCGTGCTGGCCGCGGCCGCCGACGCCGGGGCCACCGTGGTCCTCAGCGGGCACGTGCAGCCCGACGCCGACGCCCTGGGCAGCACGCTGGCCCTCGCGGAGGGACTGCGCCGCCGCGGCGCCCGGGTGACCGCCACGTTCCCCGGCCGCCCGGTGCTGCCGGAGTCGCTGGGCTGGCTGCCCGGCGTCGAGGGCCTGGTGCCGTCCACCGCGGTGCCCGCGTCCCCCGACGTCTTCGTCAGCCTCGACGCCGCCTCGCCCGGCCGGCTGGGGGAGCTGGCCGCCGTGCTCGGGGACGCCGGCACCTCGGTCGTGGTCGACCACCACGCGAGCAACCCCGGCTTCGGCGACGTCCGGCTGGTCGACCCCGGCGCCCCCGCGACCGTCGTCCTGGTGGCCGGCCTGCTCGACGAGCTCGGCGTCGACCTCGACACCGACCTGGCCACGCTGCTCTACGCGGGCCTGACCGCCGACACCGGCTCCTTCCGCTTCAGCAGCACCCGGCCCGCCACGCACGTGCTCGCCGCGCGGCTGCTGTCCACCGGCATCGACCACGCGGCCATCAGCCGGCGGCTGTTCGACACCGCGCCGTTCGGCTGGCTGCGCCTGCTCTCGGCGGTGACCGGCCGCGCGGTCCTCGAGCCCGGCGTCGGCGCGGGCCTGGTGTGGACCTGGTCGAGCACCGCCGAGGCCGCGCAGCACGGACTGCCCGGCGAGCAGCTCGAGGCCCTGGTCGACGTCGTCCGGGCGACCGCCGAGGCCGACGTCGCCTGCGTGCTCAAGGGCCAGGACGACGGCACGTGGTCGGTGTCGCTGCGCTCCCGCGGCGGCACCGACGTCGTGCGGGTCGCCGTGGCCCTCGGCGGTGGCGGGCACCGGGCCGCGGCCGGGTTCACCTCGCACCTCGACCGCGAGGCGACCCTGGCCGCCCTCCGGGCCCTGCTCGAGAGGTGA